CGCAGACCAACATCATCGGCACCCTGAATATTTTGCAAAACTGTATCAGGACAGGCGTAAAAAAAGTCATTTTTGCTTCTTCGGGCGGTGTCGTTTACGGTGAGCAGGACTATTTTCCGGCCGATGAGAACCATCCGCAAAGACCTTATTGTCCCTACGGTGTGGCTAAACTGACTGGTGAAAAATATCTCTTTTTTTATCGTCTGACGTATGGTTTGCAGTACACGGCATTTCGCTATGCCAATGTCTATGGTCCGCGTCAGAATCCGCACGGTGAAGCGGGCGTGGTTGCGATTTTTCTGCAAAAGCTGCTGAGAGGCGAGCAGCCGATCATCAACGGCGACGGCGGACAGACGCGCGATTTCGTTTATATCGATGATGTCGTTGCGGCAAACATTGCCGCATTGACGGATGCCGATGGAGAAATTTTGAATATCGGCACCGGTATCGAAACCTCGGTCAATGAGCTGTATGATTTGTTGATGCGCCTTTGCGACAGCAAAATCGCAGCGAAATATGGACCGGCCAAAGCGGGAGAGCAGCGCCGCAGCGTTCTGGACGTGCGCCGTGCAGCGGAAGTCCTGGGCTGGCGGCCGCGAGTGAGCCTCGAAGAGGGTTTGGCGCGCACGATCGAATTTTTCCGTCATTTTGAGAGCCGTGGATAGAATGGTCATCAGCAAAAGGGAGAAAATTTGTGCCGAGATCTGAGCAGGCTGTAATCATCGACCCTGCGCGGGAGGAGCACTGGCGGGAAGTCCAACGCGACGTCGGGATTATCGGCGAATCCGATAAAACGCGCCAGCTGATCGAGACCATCGAGCAGGTTGCGCCGACCGACATCTCGGTGCTGATCACCGGCGAAAGCGGCACCGGCAAAGAATTGGTGGCGCGCGCCATCCATCTGCGCAGCAAGCGGCGAAATGCCCCGCTGATTACCGTCAACAGCAGCGCCATTCCGGAGGGAATTCTGGAATCCGAGCTGTTCGGTCATGAGAAGGGGTCGTTTACGGGCGCCTCAGGGACTCGTAAAGGCTATTTCGAATTGGCGCATCGCGGCAGCATTTTTCTCGACGAGATCGGCGAGTTGCCGCTGTCGATTCAGGCCAAACTGCTGCGGGTTTTGGAGGTGCGCGAATTTATGCGCGTAGGCGGAACCGTAGTCCAGGAGGTTGATGTGCGGTTTATCGCCGCCACCAATCGCCGACTGGATGAAGAGGTTCGCAAGGGCAATTTTCGTCAGGATTTGTACTTTCGCCTCAACGCGGTTCACATTCATGTACCTGCGCTGCGGGAACGGCGGGAGGACATCATTCCGTTAGCCCAAAAGTTCATCAATGATTTCTGCCGTCACAATCACATCGAGTTCGAGGGTTTTACCGAGAGCGCCTATCACCTGATGCAGCAGTACGACTGGCCCGGCAACGTGCGCGAGCTGCGGAATTTGGTTGAAAAAGTCATTGTTCTTGAGCGTGGGCGTCGCATAGACGATGTGACGCTTCGAAAATACATTTCTCCCTACGCATTTTCAGAAAAGGCGCTGCCGGTGCCGATTGAGCGCCCTAAAGAAGAGTTGGAGCGGGAACTCCTTCTGCGGGTATTATTGGAAATTAAAAGTGAAATCGCCCAATTACGGGAGTTGCTGCTTGCCGGTGGGTCAAAACGATACAGTTTATATCCTTGGCGCGGGGATGCTTTTACGCCGGAAGCAGAGGTGGTGCGCGCCGAGGAGGAGGAAGCGCCGGAGACCATGAGCGACATGGAACGCGAAATGATTATCTCAACCTTAGCTAAAACAAATGGTAATCGTCGCCAGGCAGCCAAGATTCTCGGCATCAGCGAGCGCACTTTGTATCGAAAGATTCTCAAATACGGTCTGCGGGATGAAAAAAAATAACCGAAAAAGCTTTTTTTTGGCCCTGGGCATTATTATTGCACTTCAATCTTGCGCCTATTATTCTTTAAAGGGTTCTCTGCCGCCGCACCTCAAGACGGTCGCAGTGCCGCTGTTCGAAAATCAGACGTCGGAGTTCGGCATTGCAGAAAAGTTGACCGATACCGTGATCAATGAATTGGTGCGCGACGGCAGCTTAAAGATCGCCGACCGTTCGGTAGCCGACGTGCTGATCGAAGGAATCATCACCAGCGTGAATGACCGTCCGGGCGCCTTTTCGCAGGACGAACGGGTGCAGGATATCAATGTTTACATCTCGGTCAGCGTCAAGGTTACGGATCAGGTCAAGCAGACGGTCATGTGGAACGAACGGCTGACGCAATTCGGCGTCTACGATCCGAGCAGCGGCCCGGAAGGCCGTCAGCAGGCCTACGAAGAAGCCTTTGCCAAGATCAGCCAGGAAATTCTCAACAAAACTGTTTCGACATGGTAGAAAATAGAAAATTTACTTGCTATACTGATAAGATAGTTTTAAGTTAATATTAACGAAAACGCAAGGAACGGGGATAGTGCCTAATATGCCTTTTATCGCATTTGAAAATAGTGACATCGATTGGCTAAAGAGAAAGGTCGAACAAAACCCTGCTTCCATTTTTCACGCTCGACTGGCAGACTATTACCTCCGCCAGAAAGAATATGACCGCGCCCTTGAGCACGCTCAGAAAAGCGTCGTTCTACATCCCGATTATCCGTCGGCGCATTGGGTTCTGGCCAAGTGCTATTACGAACGCCAGGAATATGATAAGGCAAATAAAAGCCTTCAGGATTTGTTACGCCTCGATCCTCAACATCCCGCTGCTTTAAAACTGAGCTGCGAACTGATGAAGCAGGTGGGCGATCTCTATAAAGCCAAAGAGTATCTCCGCCGAATTTTAGAGATCGATCCGGCAGACAAGGACATAGTCAAACAGCTGGCCGGAGAAGAGGAGCGGTTGGAACCGGCCGACCGCAGCGCCTCACACGCAGCACCGGAAGCATCGGCTCCGAGTATACCGGCGGCGCGAATCGATGAATCGCAGGAACCGCAGGCGCCCCCTGCTAGAACTGTGGAGGAGGCGCCAGAACAGCCGTCTGAGACGAATTGGGACATTTCACAGTTTGAGTTTTTAAATACCGAAACGGTACCCGGCGCTCCAACTCCGGAGCCGTCGCCTTGGCCGGCGATGGAGGTTACCCCGACTCCCGAAACCGAAGAAACACCTGCTGCTGCACCACAGAATTTGGATTGGCTGTTCGACACGCAACAAACCGGACCGCAACCGGAAACTCCTGTGGAAGAGAACGGCAGTGTCGAGTTTCAAACTGCCTTTCCTGCAGATGAGGCGGAAGAGACCGCACCCGCCGCCTCCGTTGAAGAGCCGCCTTCCGTCCAAGATGATTTTGATTTGAACTGGGACTCTATTCAGCAGGATTTGAACCTCCAGAGCGAAACGCGCCAGTTCAATGAAATGCTGGAGGAAATCTTTCGCATTGATCTGGATGTCGAGGAGCAACAGGAAAAGCAGGAGCATGCACTGATTCAGAACGCTGCTTACGAACCGGAAGCGGCTGAGGAGAATCCGATAGAGTTTTCTTTGGAAGAACCCTTTACAGACGCCGGCGCACCGGCCGACGCGGAATTTCAGCCTTCCTTCCAAGAGCCGTTTTCCAATGGCGTGCAAATGCCGGCAGCGGAAACAGATCAATCCGAGAAATCCGGTTCCAATTTATTCGAGCAAATTTTCGGCACCTCAAATCCGACTCAGAACGAGACCATACCTGCAGAACCCTTTGCGCCGGCTTCTTCAACCGGCAAAGACGAGCGGCCGTCTCGTAACATTGACATAAAGGATGTATTAGCGGGCCTCGACATTCGTGAGGATGCGATTTTGCAGGAGGCTCCCCAAATAGAGGCGGTAAAGCCGCCGGAGGAGCCGTCCAGACCGGGGATTCAGCGGCCGCCTTTTGCGGGTGAGGAAGAGTATCCGCCTGCTGAAGAATCCGAAGCCGATAAATCCTCTGTATCTTATGGGGTAGAGTCTCACGGCGAACCAGAGGAAGAAAAAAGCGTCAGGCGCGCACCGACCAAGTTCATTACGCCGACCTTGGGAGAAATCTATGCGTCGCAGGGTCAATACGCCAAGGCGATCGGCGTTTATGAGAATCTGCTGAAAAACGATCCGCAAAACATTGTCTATCGGCAAAAGCTGGAATGGCTGCGGCAAAAGCTCCAGGAACAGCAGCTCTCCGGATTGCAATAAATCGCCTGCCGCAGCAGCGAGAGATGGGGAAGCGCGTTTTTTCCGACCGCATAGGCTCTCAAGAAATCGATATTTCTGTGGTCATTGTGACTTTCAACAATCGTTTTACGATCGGGCGATGCATCGAAACGCTCGCCCGATTTATGTCCCCCCTGCAGGTTGAATTGATTCTCATCGATAACGCCTCTTCAGACGGCACAAAGACCCTGCTGGAAGAAATCGATCGCCGGCTGCATTCCGACTTTGCTTCATTGACGATTATGTTCAACTCTAAAAATTTAGGCTACACGCAGGCCGTCAACCAGGGGCTTGTCCTTTGCCGCGGCAGATGGGTCCTGCTTCTTAACCCCGATATCGAATTCGTCGCCCCGATTCTGGCGACTTTGACGGCTTTATTTTCACGAAGCGAGATCGTCGCCGTTGCACCGCAGCTGCGTTACCCCGACGGCAAGATTCAGCCTTCCTGCCGGCGCTTTCCCATCAAACGCGATATTCTATTCGAAGTCCTCGGCCTATCGCGGCTTTTTCCCCACAGCACTTTTTTCAACCGTTGGCGCATGCCCGATTTTGCCCATGATCATTCCTGCGCCGTTGAGCAGCCTCAGGGCGCCTTTCTGCTTATCCGCCGCTCGATCATGCAGACCGTCGGGCTTTTAGACGAGCGGTTTCCGATGTTTTTCAGCGACGTCGATCTCTGTCGGCGACTTTGTCGGCACGGCGTCATCTGGTTCTGCTCCGAAGGATACGTCGTGCATCTGAAAGGCGTCAGCGTTCACCAGGTGCGTGACCGAATGATCGTCAGCTCGCATCGATCGTTTGCCGACTATTTTGCAAAATATGACCAAACCAACCGTCAAGCTGCGGCTACGCTATTGATCCGTTTTGTTCTCTTGTGTGCTTTGCCTATACGGCTGGCGGCTGTAGTTTTGCAAAAACGATGAAACGTCTTCGGCGCCCTGAACATTAAGGCAATTTCTCGGTTTAATGAAAAGATTCTTACGGTTGAATCAAAAACAATGAAATCTAATCTGAGGCAATTGCTCAAAACCTTTCGGCTGTTTATTTGCCTGGCTTGGTTGTTTGCCGATCATGCGGCTGAAGGCCGGACACTTCTTTTCAAACTGGCTCAACCGGCGGTCGCCAAGCGCGGAGCCTCGGAAGCGCTGACCGGTATCGGGGCAGTGGACCAACTTCTGGCAGCCGAGGGAGTCGAGCGCGTTGAACCTCTTTTTAAATTAAAGCTCCCCGAAAGATCCGAGCTCAACGATTGGTATGTTTGCAAGGTTTCCGACAGTGCGGATTTTCAGCAGTTGATCGATAGGTTGATGGAGACCCGCTTTGTGGCGGCGGCGCAGCCAAATCATGTCTTCCGCCTGCATTACGAACCCAACGATTCCCTTTACCCNNNNNNNNNNTTCATGCGGCTCAAGCATGGGACCTCCAGCGCGGCAGCAGCTCCGTGGTTGTCGGCGTCATCGACACCGGCATAGATTACCGCCATCCGGATCTACAGGAGAGTCTCTGGTTCAATTCGGCGGAAAAACCCAACGGCCGCGACGATGACGGCAATGGTTTTGTCGATGATCTCTACGGCTGGGACTTTACCGATGCGCCGAATTATCCTGACGGCGGAGATTACCTGCTGCGCGACAATGATCCCATGGACGAGCACGGCCACGGTACGGCCGTTGCGGGTTTGATTGCCGCGCGTACAGACAACGGTATCGGGATTGCCGGATTGGCGCACGGTTGCCGCGTCATGAACCTGCGCGCTTTTACGGCTTCCGGATATGGCGAGGAAGATGATGTCGCTGCGGCCATCCTTTATGCGACGGCGAACGGCGCCCAAGTCATCAACATGAGCTTCGGAGATGTATTTGTGTCGCGTTTGATGGAAGATATTGTGCGCTATGCAGCCGCCCAGGGCGTGATCCTAGTTGCCTCCGCCGGTAATTCAGCGACCAACGAGATTCATTATCCCTCAGGCTTTGCAGAAACGATTTCCGTGGCTGCAACGGATGAAAACGATCAGCCCGCCTCTTTTTCGAATCACGGCGGCACCATCGATCTCTCGGCTCCGGGCAGCTCAATTATCAGCACTTCTTTGAGGGGCGGCTATGCCAAATGGAACGGAACTTCCTTTTCGGCACCTTTTGTATCAGCCGCGGCGGCGCTGCTGCTGTCGCAGCGGCCCAATCTCTCGGCGGATGCCGTGCGCGCCGTGCTGGTCAATTCCGCCGATGACCTCGGAACGCCCGGATGGGACGACCGTTTCGGCGCCGGACGATTGAACGTTTACCGCGCGCTGACCCTGCCGGACGGCGCAATCGCGCAGATTCTTTTTCCGGTATTGGATGCGGGACTGGCGCACGGGCCGATTGACATTATCGGCTCGGCGTGGACGCCTCTCTTTGTCGGTTATCGCTTGGAATTCGGATACGGAACGTCTCCTAAGAGTTGGACGATCCTCGCCGAAGGCCGAGAGCCCGTGATCGAAGGGTTACTCGGCCGTTGGGAAAAGCTGCCCGAACAGGAGGGTGAGATTTCCCTTCGTCTGATGGTCAAGGACCGGCGCAATCGAGAGACGACGGCACAAACGCGACTGTTCATCGATCACAGCGCGCCGCAGATCAGTTCCGTCACCGTGCTGCCCATGCTGGATGCCGATCGACGCGCCGTGCTGATTCAGTATGAAACCGACGACCTCTGCGAAGGGTCTTTATTTTACCGAATCCGTGGGGAAAACGAATTTCACGAGCTGCCTCTGACCTACCGCACACGCACCCTGCGTCGATTGCTCAATCAGGAGAAGGTCGAGGGCGAGATCGAATTTAAAGTTGCCGCGCGCAACGGCGCCGGTCTGGTCTCGATCGACGACAATCAGGGACTCTATTATCGCGCTGATCTTTCTCTACCCCCCGTAGACGCAGGCTTGTTGACGCAAAAGGGCATTGTCCTGCCTTTCGGTCGACTCTTGGGCAAAAGCAGCGATTTCGATGCGGACGGTCGACCTGAGGTAATTCTATCCGTCGGCGAGTCGGGCGCCGTCGGTCCGATCAAGCTTTTTGAGTGGGACGGGACTGCAATGCAGGAGGTCTTTGCCGCGGCCTTGCCTCTCATTCCGCGCGACGTCGGCGATGCGGACGGCGACGGAGTGCCGGAACTGCTGGCAGGCTACGGCGTCGACAGCTATCTGTTTGCCGGATCCGGCGTCGGCGATTTTCCTTCTCAGCTCAAGGCAATCTGGCGGGGCGACGGGGTTCGTCAGTATTGGGCAGGCCGTATTGCTGATACGGACCGCGACGGCCGTGCAGAGATCATCATGCGCGTCGTGCAGACGAGCGGTGAATCCTTTGATCGCTGGGAAGTGCATGAAAGGAATATGCGCGGCGAATTCGAAACAGCAGCCGTACTTGCCAATCCGACCAAAGGAGAAAATTTCAACGGTGTGCCGCACTGCGAGATTGCCGATTTTGACGGCGACGGCCGCTTGGAAATTTTGCTCGGCGACAGTGACGGCGACGTCTATATTTACGAAAATCGGGGAGACAATACTTTTATTACCGAATGGCAGGATCGTCTGCCTTTGCTCGATGCTGTCGACTATCTCGCGGTCGGCGATTTCGACGGCGACGGCATCAGTGATTTTGCAGCCGGTTGCCATTCGGATCCGAATCTCAATACCGAACACGACTATGATGCGCGGCATTGGTGCGTCCGCGTTTATCTCCATGAGGGCGACAATCGCTACCACGCGGCAGCGGAGCAGCGTATTTTCGGATTCGCCTCACCCCGCAACTATCTCAGCAGCCTCTCGGCCGGTGATCTCGACGGCGACGGCAAAGATGAGCTTTTCGTGACCGCTTTTCCCGACTTTTACATTTTTCGCTATCAGGATAATGAGCTGCAGCCGGTTTACCATCATCTGAACGCGCAGAATGCCGCCGTGCTGTCGGAGGACCTCGATGGTGACGGCCGCAAAGAGCTTTTGCTCGGCGACGGCAGCGAATTGCAGGCAATGATTATGGCTGACGAGGGAGCAGCCCCAGCAGTGCCGGCCGGTCTGTCGGCGCGGCCGCTGGATGAGCATCGCGTCCGCTTGTCCTGGCGCGCAGTGGAAGGTGCGGATTCTTATCGCCTCTATAAGGGCCGCCGGCAGGACAACTTGACTTTAGCGGCGGAGACAGTGCAGACCATCTATTTCGATGAGGATGTCAAAGAAGATTCGCTCTACTATTATGCGGTCCAAGCCGTGGATCTGCAAAAGCAGCCCCCGCACAGTCGCCTGTCCAACACGGTTACCGCACAACCCGGCGTGCGCCCGCAATTGATTTCGGCCGTGTATGAGGCCGCTGCGGCAGTTCGTCTGACTTTTTCCAAAGCCATGGGCGTCTCGGCCAAGGATGCGGTAAACTATCGGCTGAACAGGGGGAGCAGACCGAGCTCGGCAGCAGAAGCCGCAGGCGGCAAAGAGTGGGTCCTTTCTTTTTCTGTCCCTTTGGCCGAAGGTCAATCCCTCATCGAATGCATCGGACTCGCCGACCGCAATGGTGTGCCTATGGATTCGATGAAAAGCTCGGCCGAGTTTTGGGTGCCGGCGCCGACGATTTATCCTTTTCTGCAGCAGGCCGATTTTTCTAATGACGGCATTCGTTTGATATTCAACACGGAAATGATGATCGAATCGCTGAACGATACGGCTCATTATCGCATCAATGGAAAACGCCCCGCGGAGGTGCAGGCGCTTTCCAAACGGGAGTGTATCGTGACTCCGTTGCAACAGCCGGCGGCGGGAGACACTCTGCGGATGACGGTGCGCAACCTGCGCGCTGAAAACGGCAGAACGATTCATCTCGGCCGCGGAGATTCGATTGTGCTTATCGTTCCCAAACAGGATCAGACATCGCGGGGGATCTCTGTTTTCCCCAATCCTTGTCCGGCGACGGCGGAAACCGCTTTCGTCACCTTTGTCGGTTTGTCGGCAGGGGAACAGTTGGTTATTATGACCTCGGAAGGGCACAGGGTGAAGACGCTACGGCAGTCAGAGGCAACCCATTCGCTGAGGTGGGATTTGACCAACGATAAAGGCGAGCGGGTAGCTCCGGGAGTCTATTTGTTTCGCAGCTCCGAGCGTCATCGGTTCGGCAAAGTGGCGATTGTGCGATGAACAAGCCTGTCGTCGGATTAACCGGAACGCTCGGCAGCGGGAAAAGCTTGGCCGCCCAGATGATGCGGGATCGCGGCGCCTGCATCGTGGATATGGATCAAGTCGGCAAATGGGTGGTCGATCATGATCCTATAGTTCGCACAGAGCTGCAACGTGTTTTCGGAGCCGACATCTTTGATGCAGAAGGCCGACTCCGCCGCAGCGAGCTGGCGCAGATTGTTTTCAACGATACTGAAGCATTGGCGCGGCTGAATGCGGCCGTGCATCCTGCCATGGTCAGCCGTGCGGTACAGGAAGTGGAGAAAGCCAAGGGCTTGGGCTGTCGTTGTGTGGTGGTCGATGCTGCGCTTTTATTCGAGTTGGGGTTTGAACGTTATTGCGATTTGACGGTTTTTGTCGATGCACCCCTTCAAGTCTGCCTTGAGCGGGCGGTTCGTTTCAAAGGCTTTAGTCGGGAGCAGGCGTTAGCCCGCATTTCCGCGCAATGGCCGGCGGAACGGAAACGCGCCATGGCCGATCGAGTGCTCGACAACAGCGGCTCCTCGGCAGATTTGGAACGTCAGGTCGATGAATTGATGGATTATATCTGTAAGAACTTCTGATTGTCAACATGAGGGGGGTTCAGAATAGACCAGCGGTCATGGCGGCGCTGAGTCTTTTACTCGGCATGATCGCCGCTAACCGCTTTTGTATACCGACTGCGGCAGCTTGGGGTATTGCCGTCGGCTGCTTTTTCTCCTTACTCTTTGCATACTTTCGGCAAAAGAAACGATGTTTCTGGGCTCTCGGCGTTTTCGCGCTTGGCTCGTTAGGGGTGATTTTGGTCAACCGCCAACACCGATTGCCGTCCTCGTTCGATATAAGTTCCTACGCCGATATTCCACGACTTACGGCATTGGAGGGCGTTGTCTGCTCATTGCCGGAAGAAATCGAAAGCGGCGCAACAGCCATCGTCCAGGTGGACAGCGTATGGATCGACGGCGTCGGTCATTCCGCCTGCGGCCGCTGCCTGGTGCGCTGGTTCTACAGACCGGAGGACCTGCGTTATGGGGACCGCATCGTTGCCCGAGGCAAGTTAAGATTACCCCCCGGCGAGAGGAATCCGGGAGATTTTGATTACCGCCGCTATTTGGCGGCGCAGAAAATCTCAGCGCTTTTTTATGTCGTCTCTCCAAGCGACTTTTTGCGGCTGAGGCGCGGAGAAGGCAACCCTTTTATGCGCTTAATAGTGTCGCCGGTGCAGCGATTTGCCGTCGGATTGATCGATCGTGAGATCGGCGGTCGAGAGGGAGCTTTGCTCAAAGGGCTGCTCTTGGGATTACGGCGAGACATCGATGTCGAGGTTCATGAAGCGTTTGCCGATCTCGGCGTCATCCATGTCCTGGCGGTTTCGGGACTGCACGTCGGATTCGTTGCGGCGCTGCTGATCGGCTTGTTCGGACTCTTTCGCCTGAGAGAGCCTTGGCGGAGTCTTGCGGCATTGGCCGGATTATTTTTTTATGCTGCGCTCACCGGCTTCAAGCCGCCCGTCTTTCGTGCGACGATCATGGCGGCAATTTATTTGACCGGCAGATTGCTGCAAAGAAAAGCCGATCTGTTTAATACCTTGGCCGTCGCAGCAATTATTATTCTGCTCATTGAACCCCTGCAGCTTTTTGAGATCGGCTTTCAATTGAGTTTTGCAGCTGTCCTGGGCATCGGTTTCTTTTACGGCGAGTTAATGCGTCCCTTTGAAAAAAGTATGCGTCGCCTTCAGGAGCAGGGGAGAAGCCTGGTGCGTGCTGCCTTCTCACTGCTCATGGTGTCCGTGTCAGCGCAGATCGCCACGCTGCCGCTGACAATCGCTTATTTCAATCGTATTCCTCTTTATTCTCTGCCCGCAAATCTTCTCGTCGTGCCCACGGTGCAGCTTATCGTCATCTGGGAATTCCTCATGCTGCTTATCGCACCCTTTACGGCGGGGGCCGCTTCCTGTCTTGCCAACCTGCTTTGGCTGGGCTTGAAACTGCTGATTCAACTAGTGCAGTGGGCTGCCGACTTGCCCTACGCTTCTCTTACAGCCGGTTCTTCTTCGGCACCCTATTTTCTCTTGGTCTTGTGCTGCTTTTCTATTTTTTATGCGTGGAGCGGGCGCCGCTGGAGATTTGCAGTAATAGGAGCGGCTCTTGTCGCTTTGAATCTGATCGTTTGGCGTGCCGCAATGGCCCCGCCGCACGGCCTACTCTTGACGTTTCTGGACGTTGGTCAGGGTGACGCAATCCTTCTACAGTTTCCCAACGGCAAGACCATGCTGGTGGATTGCGGCGATCGCACGGAAACCTTTGATGCCGGAAGATCGATTGTCGTACCCTATCTTCGCCGTCAGGGCGTCCATAAACTGCACACGCTGGTGCTGACGCATCCCCACGCCGATCACATTGCCGGAGCCGAGTATCTGTTGCGGCATCTTTCGGTTGGACGCGTCGTTTGGAACAATGTGCCGTCCCTTGACCCCTCTGCAGCGGTTATCGACAGTCTTTTGCAGGCGCTCAAGCTGCCGATCAAACGCCTAAGCGCCGGCGACACGCTGCTGCTGGATGAGGAGGCGGTTGTAATGGTCATGCATCCGCCGCTCCGCAGCGCCGAAGCACCCGTCCAAAATATCAACAACGAATCGATTGTCCTTAAATGCGTCGCTTTCGGCTTTTCGGTTCTTTTGACCGGCGATGCGGAGATCCCCGCCGAGACGGAGATGATCCAATGCTATGGGCCGCTTTTGACTGCCGAAATTCTCAAACTCGGTCATCACGGCAGCGTTACGGCAAGCGGCAAAGAGTTTCGCCGTCTCGTGGCCGCTAAAACCTCGATCGTCTCTGTGGGCAGAGGAAACCGTTTCGGCCTGCCGTCCAGAAAGCTCATGAAGGAGATCAGCCGCGAAAGTCAACTCGTCCGCATGGACGAGAACGGCGCCGTCCAATTTCTCATTCGACCTGAGGGAATTTCTCGCCTGCGCTGACTCGGACTTGGAGCCGCTTGCATCTTGGCGATTCTATCGCTATATTGCCGCAGGCATAACCGAGGAGCATGCGGCATTATCATGAAACTTGCGGGATACAAAAAGATCAGGCTGTTGTCTGCCGGATCGCACTGGTCGCATTTTGAGGCGGTCGATGCCGCCCTGGGCGCCCGCGTATGGTTGTTGGTCTTTAAACTCCCCGCCGAAGATGAGATACTTTCGGCTCTGAAATCGATCGTACGCGAGGCCGCGATCCTGAACCATCCGAATATTCTTACTCCTCTGGATGCAAAACGAATCGACGATGCTCTGGTTTTGGTCTATCCCGTTTTTGCGGGAGAGTCTCTGCAGAGTTTGATTCTGCGCGGTGTTCCTATCGTCGAACGGCGCGTAACTGCGGTTCTAAAACAGGCGGCTGCCGCGCTGCAGTTTGCCCGTATCCGCGGCTTTGCTCATGGGCTGCTTTCGCCGGAGCAAGTTTTCTTGTCCAACACCAGCGATGAGGTTAAGGTGTTCGGCTTCGGCTTGGGGCGTTTTTTGCGCTCAATCGTCCAGTCCATTGACTCCGACAAAACCCTGCCTCCCGTATGCGAAATCGACGACGCCTTTGCTTTGGGTGCATTGGCTTATCAAATGCTTATCGGCAAAATTATCCCCGATCTATCGCCTGAAAAGGCGGCATTTTTGCGGCCGCCGAAGGAGATCAATCCCAAGCTTTCTCAGCCGCTTTCCGATCTCGTTTGCTCATTGATGGACACCGAGGAACATCGTCGGGCGCCGATCAGCCGAGTCGTCGATTTATTGCTGCCTCAGCCCCAGGAGGAAGAACTGGACAAAGCACCTGAAAAAGGGGCGGCGGCATTTCTTACTGAACGATTTGAAAAGCTGAAAAAATATCTGCATATGCGTGGTTCACGCGGAAGATGGGCGGTGATCGTAACCGTTTTGTCTTTGACTATGGTTACCATTCTCACATCCGTTTTGATGCGCTATGCCTCCGGCGGCCTCAAAGGAGCGAATCGCGAGGAATATTTTAAATTTATTCAAGAGGCTGCGGAACCGAATCTTGCTTCCACTGAAAACGAAAAGGAAAAGGAAAATGTGAATCAGGGTGCTCAGCAGACGACTCGTTTACCGGTTGATCCGTTAAAAATCGACGAATCTCCGCTCGAAAAAAGGATAGAAAGAAACAGTGCGGTTTTCGTTTTTCCTCGTCCTCCATTCGCTGACCGTATTCGAATTGACAATGGCGAACTGCAGCCCTTGCCGGCGTCCCTCGAAATTCCTTTCGGTACGCATCGCATT
The candidate division KSB1 bacterium DNA segment above includes these coding regions:
- a CDS encoding S8 family serine peptidase produces the protein HAAQAWDLQRGSSSVVVGVIDTGIDYRHPDLQESLWFNSAEKPNGRDDDGNGFVDDLYGWDFTDAPNYPDGGDYLLRDNDPMDEHGHGTAVAGLIAARTDNGIGIAGLAHGCRVMNLRAFTASGYGEEDDVAAAILYATANGAQVINMSFGDVFVSRLMEDIVRYAAAQGVILVASAGNSATNEIHYPSGFAETISVAATDENDQPASFSNHGGTIDLSAPGSSIISTSLRGGYAKWNGTSFSAPFVSAAAALLLSQRPNLSADAVRAVLVNSADDLGTPGWDDRFGAGRLNVYRALTLPDGAIAQILFPVLDAGLAHGPIDIIGSAWTPLFVGYRLEFGYGTSPKSWTILAEGREPVIEGLLGRWEKLPEQEGEISLRLMVKDRRNRETTAQTRLFIDHSAPQISSVTVLPMLDADRRAVLIQYETDDLCEGSLFYRIRGENEFHELPLTYRTRTLRRLLNQEKVEGEIEFKVAARNGAGLVSIDDNQGLYYRADLSLPPVDAGLLTQKGIVLPFGRLLGKSSDFDADGRPEVILSVGESGAVGPIKLFEWDGTAMQEVFAAALPLIPRDVGDADGDGVPELLAGYGVDSYLFAGSGVGDFPSQLKAIWRGDGVRQYWAGRIADTDRDGRAEIIMRVVQTSGESFDRWEVHERNMRGEFETAAVLANPTKGENFNGVPHCEIADFDGDGRLEILLGDSDGDVYIYENRGDNTFITEWQDRLPLLDAVDYLAVGDFDGDGISDFAAGCHSDPNLNTEHDYDARHWCVRVYLHEGDNRYHAAAEQRIFGFASPRNYLSSLSAGDLDGDGKDELFVTAFPDFYIFRYQDNELQPVYHHLNAQNAAVLSEDLDGDGRKELLLGDGSELQAMIMADEGAAPAVPAGLSARPLDEHRVRLSWRAVEGADSYRLYKGRRQDNLTLAAETVQTIYFDEDVKEDSLYYYAVQAVDLQKQPPHSRLSNTVTAQPGVRPQLISAVYEAAAAVRLTFSKAMGVSAKDAVNYRLNRGSRPSSAAEAAGGKEWVLSFSVPLAEGQSLIECIGLADRNGVPMDSMKSSAEFWVPAPTIYPFLQQADFSNDGIRLIFNTEMMIESLNDTAHYRINGKRPAEVQALSKRECIVTPLQQPAAGDTLRMTVRNLRAENGRTIHLGRGDSIVLIVPKQDQTSRGISVFPNPCPATAETAFVTFVGLSAGEQLVIMTSEGHRVKTLRQSEATHSLRWDLTNDKGERVAPGVYLFRSSERHRFGKVAIVR
- the coaE gene encoding dephospho-CoA kinase (Dephospho-CoA kinase (CoaE) performs the final step in coenzyme A biosynthesis.) codes for the protein MNKPVVGLTGTLGSGKSLAAQMMRDRGACIVDMDQVGKWVVDHDPIVRTELQRVFGADIFDAEGRLRRSELAQIVFNDTEALARLNAAVHPAMVSRAVQEVEKAKGLGCRCVVVDAALLFELGFERYCDLTVFVDAPLQVCLERAVRFKGFSREQALARISAQWPAERKRAMADRVLDNSGSSADLERQVDELMDYICKNF
- a CDS encoding DNA internalization-related competence protein ComEC/Rec2 gives rise to the protein MRGVQNRPAVMAALSLLLGMIAANRFCIPTAAAWGIAVGCFFSLLFAYFRQKKRCFWALGVFALGSLGVILVNRQHRLPSSFDISSYADIPRLTALEGVVCSLPEEIESGATAIVQVDSVWIDGVGHSACGRCLVRWFYRPEDLRYGDRIVARGKLRLPPGERNPGDFDYRRYLAAQKISALFYVVSPSDFLRLRRGEGNPFMRLIVSPVQRFAVGLIDREIGGREGALLKGLLLGLRRDIDVEVHEAFADLGVIHVLAVSGLHVGFVAALLIGLFGLFRLREPWRSLAALAGLFFYAALTGFKPPVFRATIMAAIYLTGRLLQRKADLFNTLAVAAIIILLIEPLQLFEIGFQLSFAAVLGIGFFYGELMRPFEKSMRRLQEQGRSLVRAAFSLLMVSVSAQIATLPLTIAYFNRIPLYSLPANLLVVPTVQLIVIWEFLMLLIAPFTAGAASCLANLLWLGLKLLIQLVQWAADLPYASLTAGSSSAPYFLLVLCCFSIFYAWSGRRWRFAVIGAALVALNLIVWRAAMAPPHGLLLTFLDVGQGDAILLQFPNGKTMLVDCGDRTETFDAGRSIVVPYLRRQGVHKLHTLVLTHPHADHIAGAEYLLRHLSVGRVVWNNVPSLDPSAAVIDSLLQALKLPIKRLSAGDTLLLDEEAVVMVMHPPLRSAEAPVQNINNESIVLKCVAFGFSVLLTGDAEIPAETEMIQCYGPLLTAEILKLGHHGSVTASGKEFRRLVAAKTSIVSVGRGNRFGLPSRKLMKEISRESQLVRMDENGAVQFLIRPEGISRLR